The following proteins come from a genomic window of Frankia casuarinae:
- a CDS encoding Rv2175c family DNA-binding protein, which translates to MDWLTLPDVADQLQVPVTRVRQMVRDRTLLARREGGVLRVPADFIRDGAVVKGLPGLLTVLADAGFTDEDALDWIFREDPSLPGTPMQALIENRGKEVKRRAQASAF; encoded by the coding sequence ATGGACTGGCTGACCCTGCCTGACGTCGCCGATCAGCTGCAGGTTCCCGTGACCCGTGTCCGGCAGATGGTGCGCGACCGGACGCTACTGGCCCGGCGGGAGGGGGGCGTCCTGCGGGTGCCTGCCGATTTCATCCGGGACGGCGCCGTCGTCAAGGGGCTGCCCGGCTTGCTCACGGTGCTGGCCGACGCGGGGTTCACCGATGAGGATGCGCTCGACTGGATCTTCCGGGAGGATCCGAGTCTGCCGGGCACCCCCATGCAGGCACTTATCGAGAACCGTGGCAAGGA
- a CDS encoding Gfo/Idh/MocA family protein: MPRIHLVSNLAGVNALGDHLRAAGLGPTSARSADALLVLIDRPLDHVEQELLDRARQTVPVLLAGPTMRALPPGSPLIEASGFIPGRTTAPYDLRLTVGPQGGAVMARSADFRPRESWIIPDKIADDVERLLLVRHEMGEHPVCTWRPSTGLGIFTLGTGPAVLADPAYQRLVGRWLRHCLGVLDAAPARVGLLGTPDITGTHHSAVDATEGLELAALCDGGAGRLPAHAAGRPPRRVDDPDDLVNDPDLGVVIVATPTHTRLEWAGRALEAGKHVVVHAPLCLSTPDADQLAELAEARSLVLAVYPEGRDDPGYRAVRAAVHRGAVGEPLRLDAHRGGFRRPAGTWHDDERISGGQLHDRGSACVDQILALVDEPVEWVSASTVKRVWHHVSNADHSRLLLRFASGAEAQVTVSDLTVARRPRFEVLGSTGSLILDGAFRDGGAFRDGEGKLVPRLGRHAGRRSEVEAEAEILEAEAGSLVLITHDGVRSHIPLAPTSGSTFHRDLADCLVSGWPLSGYGVQTARPVVAVLEAAVRSAAAGGAQVAAL; this comes from the coding sequence GTGCCTCGCATTCACCTGGTGTCGAACCTGGCCGGTGTGAACGCGCTCGGCGACCATTTGCGGGCAGCGGGTCTCGGCCCGACCTCGGCACGGTCGGCCGACGCGCTTCTCGTGCTCATCGACCGTCCGCTCGACCACGTCGAGCAGGAGTTGCTGGACCGGGCCCGGCAGACCGTCCCGGTCCTGCTCGCCGGGCCGACCATGCGGGCGCTGCCGCCGGGAAGTCCGCTCATCGAGGCGTCCGGTTTCATCCCGGGGCGGACCACCGCGCCCTACGACCTGCGGTTGACCGTCGGGCCGCAGGGCGGCGCGGTCATGGCCCGGTCCGCGGACTTCCGCCCCCGGGAGAGCTGGATCATCCCCGACAAGATTGCCGACGACGTGGAGCGGCTGCTCCTGGTCCGGCACGAGATGGGCGAGCATCCCGTCTGCACCTGGCGGCCCTCCACGGGCCTCGGCATATTCACCCTGGGTACCGGTCCCGCCGTGCTCGCCGATCCCGCCTACCAGCGGCTCGTGGGACGTTGGCTGCGGCACTGCCTCGGCGTGCTCGACGCCGCGCCGGCCAGGGTCGGGCTGCTGGGCACCCCGGACATCACCGGGACGCACCACTCGGCGGTGGACGCGACCGAGGGCCTGGAACTCGCCGCCCTCTGCGACGGCGGTGCCGGCCGGCTCCCGGCGCACGCGGCGGGTCGCCCGCCGCGCCGCGTCGACGACCCGGACGACCTGGTCAACGATCCGGATCTCGGGGTCGTCATCGTGGCCACACCGACCCACACCCGTCTCGAATGGGCTGGTCGTGCGCTGGAGGCCGGCAAGCACGTCGTCGTGCACGCCCCGCTCTGCCTGTCGACCCCGGACGCCGACCAGCTCGCGGAGCTCGCGGAGGCCCGGTCCCTGGTGCTCGCGGTGTATCCGGAGGGTCGGGACGACCCGGGCTACCGGGCGGTCCGCGCCGCCGTGCACCGCGGCGCCGTCGGCGAGCCGCTGCGGCTGGACGCCCACCGGGGCGGCTTCCGCCGGCCAGCCGGCACCTGGCACGACGACGAGCGGATCAGTGGTGGGCAGCTCCATGATCGGGGCAGCGCCTGCGTTGACCAGATCCTCGCCCTCGTTGACGAGCCCGTCGAATGGGTCAGCGCGTCCACCGTCAAGCGGGTCTGGCACCACGTCAGCAACGCTGACCACAGCCGGCTGCTGCTGCGTTTCGCGAGTGGGGCCGAGGCGCAGGTCACGGTCTCCGATCTGACGGTGGCCCGGCGCCCGCGGTTCGAGGTGCTCGGGTCCACCGGCTCGCTGATCCTGGACGGGGCTTTCCGGGACGGCGGGGCTTTCCGGGACGGGGAGGGGAAGCTGGTGCCGCGGTTGGGACGGCACGCCGGTCGTCGGTCCGAGGTCGAGGCCGAGGCCGAGATACTCGAGGCGGAGGCGGGGTCGCTCGTGCTGATCACCCATGACGGGGTGCGCAGCCACATCCCGCTGGCACCCACCTCGGGCAGTACGTTTCACCGGGACCTGGCGGACTGTCTCGTCTCGGGCTGGCCGCTGTCCGGCTACGGCGTGCAGACCGCCCGTCCGGTGGTCGCGGTGTTGGAGGCGGCGGTGCGCTCGGCGGCCGCGGGCGGCGCCCAGGTGGCTGCGCTCTGA
- a CDS encoding NAD(P)/FAD-dependent oxidoreductase translates to MQRIVVVGAGMAGGRAAAEVRARGFAGEVILLGAEPHRPYDRPPLSKAVLSGRIDDTTLPFDLDGVEVRLGRRATGLRPGTVETDAGPLDYDGLVLATGADPVTLPGDGPQRVLRSIDDARDLRGALRPGVRLVIVGAGWIGAEVATAAAAIGAEVTVVEAAASPLFAALGAQVGRCTIAWYARAGVTLRLATAVERVTPDGLVLAGGEELIADEVVVGVGVRPGTAWLAGSGLALDRGVVVDEHLAARWTHGADGADGDRPPVVAVGDCAAWWSRRYGRRLRVEHWDCAQQSPAVAVSTLLGGEAVYDPVPYFWSEQFGRMVQFAGLPSAEAAPVFRGDPGVVVPPDGGRPSGWSAGWFAPDGRLEALVTVGRPMDMVAGRRLMAADGIPDRERFADISVSMKELAAASR, encoded by the coding sequence ATGCAGCGAATAGTCGTCGTGGGCGCGGGAATGGCGGGGGGCCGGGCCGCCGCCGAGGTGCGCGCGCGTGGTTTCGCGGGAGAGGTGATCCTGCTCGGGGCGGAGCCGCACCGGCCCTACGATCGTCCGCCGCTGTCCAAGGCGGTGCTCTCCGGCCGCATCGACGACACGACGTTGCCCTTCGACCTCGACGGGGTCGAGGTGCGCCTCGGACGGCGGGCGACGGGCCTGCGACCGGGCACTGTGGAGACCGACGCGGGGCCGCTGGACTACGACGGCCTGGTGCTGGCGACGGGAGCCGACCCGGTAACCCTGCCGGGCGACGGCCCACAGCGGGTCCTGCGTTCCATTGACGACGCCCGGGATCTGCGTGGCGCCCTGCGTCCCGGCGTCCGGCTCGTCATCGTTGGTGCCGGCTGGATCGGCGCGGAGGTCGCCACGGCGGCGGCAGCGATCGGTGCCGAGGTCACCGTCGTGGAGGCAGCCGCCTCGCCGCTGTTCGCCGCGCTCGGCGCGCAGGTGGGCCGGTGCACGATCGCGTGGTACGCCCGGGCCGGGGTTACCCTGCGCCTGGCCACGGCCGTGGAGCGGGTCACCCCCGACGGGCTGGTGCTGGCTGGCGGTGAGGAGCTGATTGCGGACGAGGTTGTCGTCGGCGTCGGGGTGCGGCCCGGCACCGCCTGGCTCGCCGGTTCCGGGCTCGCCCTCGACCGGGGAGTCGTGGTTGACGAGCATCTCGCCGCCCGGTGGACCCATGGTGCCGACGGTGCCGACGGCGACCGGCCGCCGGTGGTCGCGGTCGGTGACTGTGCTGCTTGGTGGTCGCGTCGCTACGGTCGGCGGCTGCGGGTCGAGCACTGGGACTGCGCCCAGCAGTCGCCCGCGGTCGCGGTCAGCACGCTGCTCGGCGGGGAGGCCGTCTATGACCCGGTGCCCTACTTCTGGTCGGAACAGTTCGGCCGCATGGTGCAGTTCGCGGGACTCCCTTCGGCAGAGGCTGCCCCGGTGTTCCGGGGCGATCCGGGCGTCGTCGTGCCGCCCGACGGCGGGCGTCCGTCTGGCTGGTCGGCCGGGTGGTTCGCCCCGGACGGCCGTCTCGAGGCGCTGGTCACTGTGGGGCGCCCGATGGACATGGTCGCCGGTCGCCGGTTGATGGCGGCCGACGGTATCCCGGATCGGGAGCGTTTCGCCGATATCTCCGTGTCGATGAAGGAACTGGCCGCGGCAAGTCGATGA
- the thiH gene encoding 2-iminoacetate synthase ThiH, whose amino-acid sequence MSAPPGEFARELAGHDLAGLSAMSRRATSAEVDTVLRRVRPGSGGSATPRIGLAELAILLSPAATARLEELAIAAREATLLRFGRAVRLFAPMYVSNACLSSCTYCGFAKGLPVVRRTLDLEEVVAEGRLLVDRGFRHLLLVSGEHRVEVSADYLVAVVERLRPMFPSISIETQTWSDDTYARLVRAGLEGVVHYQETYDRARYAEVHVAGWKRDYDRRLSSFERAARAGVRRLGIGALLGLAPDWRADVLALAAHASFLSRRYWRTEVSIALPRIKPSASGFPPVVVVDDAEFVQAYAALRLFEPDLALSLSTREPAVLRDGLVRIAVTTMSAGSSTEPGGYTTPGTAQEQFSISDERSPAQIAAMLAEAGYEPVWKDAFPLVDPVR is encoded by the coding sequence GTGAGCGCCCCGCCAGGGGAGTTCGCGCGCGAACTTGCCGGTCACGACCTGGCCGGGCTGTCCGCGATGTCGCGGCGGGCCACGTCCGCCGAGGTGGACACGGTGCTGCGGCGGGTTCGGCCCGGATCCGGTGGGTCGGCCACCCCCCGGATCGGTCTCGCGGAGCTGGCGATCCTGCTCTCACCCGCGGCCACCGCCCGGTTGGAGGAGCTGGCGATTGCCGCCCGGGAGGCGACCCTGCTCCGGTTCGGTCGGGCGGTCCGGCTGTTCGCCCCGATGTACGTGTCGAACGCCTGCCTGTCGTCCTGCACCTACTGCGGCTTCGCCAAGGGCCTGCCGGTGGTGCGCCGCACGCTGGACCTTGAGGAGGTGGTGGCGGAGGGACGCCTGCTGGTCGACCGGGGGTTCCGTCATCTGCTGCTCGTCTCCGGCGAGCATCGCGTCGAGGTATCGGCCGACTACCTCGTCGCGGTGGTCGAGCGGCTACGGCCGATGTTCCCCTCGATCAGCATCGAGACCCAGACCTGGTCGGACGACACCTATGCCCGGCTGGTGCGTGCCGGGTTGGAGGGAGTCGTCCATTACCAGGAGACCTACGACCGGGCCCGCTACGCCGAGGTGCACGTCGCCGGCTGGAAGCGTGACTACGACCGGCGGCTGTCCTCGTTCGAACGGGCCGCGCGGGCCGGGGTGCGCCGGCTCGGGATCGGCGCGCTGCTCGGGCTCGCCCCGGACTGGCGCGCTGACGTGCTCGCGCTGGCCGCGCACGCCTCCTTTCTCTCCCGTCGCTACTGGCGGACCGAGGTCTCGATCGCGCTGCCGCGCATCAAGCCGAGTGCCAGCGGGTTCCCGCCGGTCGTCGTCGTTGACGACGCGGAGTTCGTCCAGGCGTACGCGGCCCTGCGCCTGTTCGAGCCGGACCTCGCGCTGTCGCTGTCGACCCGGGAGCCGGCGGTGCTGCGCGACGGGCTCGTCCGCATCGCCGTGACCACCATGAGCGCCGGCTCCTCCACCGAACCCGGCGGCTACACCACGCCCGGCACGGCCCAGGAACAGTTCTCGATCTCCGACGAGCGTTCGCCGGCACAGATCGCCGCGATGCTCGCCGAAGCCGGGTACGAGCCGGTGTGGAAGGACGCCTTTCCGCTTGTCGACCCGGTGCGGTGA
- a CDS encoding thiazole synthase produces MSQHPLRPAGSRPGDSPPDGSCPDGLAGGGSAVGGGGGGEAGPGAAGADDLVIAGRAYGSRLLIGTGKFASHRVMRDSLVASGATIVTVALRRVDIGRIGDGDVLDFIPPSMTLLPNTSGAVDAAEALRLARLGRAATGTGLVKLEVTPDPRTLAPDPLETLRAAELMVADGFTVLPYCSADPVLARRLEEVGCATVMPLGSWIGSNRGLRTRDAIEAIVASAGVPVVVDAGLGVPSDAAEAMEIGAAAVLVNTAIAVAADPARMARAFALATAAGRLGFLAGRGAAGPATVASASSPLTGFLGAHPSPASHPSPASPVPSVSRATSPAAVVGEASR; encoded by the coding sequence GTGTCGCAGCACCCCCTACGTCCTGCCGGTTCCCGTCCCGGCGATTCTCCCCCCGACGGTTCCTGTCCCGATGGCCTCGCCGGTGGAGGTTCCGCCGTCGGCGGCGGGGGTGGTGGTGAGGCCGGACCCGGTGCCGCGGGGGCGGACGATCTCGTCATCGCCGGGCGGGCCTACGGCAGCCGGCTGCTGATCGGCACCGGGAAGTTCGCGAGTCACCGGGTGATGCGGGACAGCCTCGTCGCATCCGGTGCCACCATCGTCACCGTGGCGCTGCGCCGGGTCGACATCGGCCGGATCGGTGACGGCGACGTTCTCGACTTCATCCCGCCGTCGATGACCCTGCTGCCCAACACCTCGGGCGCGGTGGACGCGGCCGAGGCGCTGCGGCTGGCCCGCCTCGGGCGGGCGGCGACGGGCACCGGTCTGGTCAAGCTGGAGGTCACCCCGGATCCGCGCACCCTGGCGCCGGATCCGCTGGAGACCCTGCGCGCCGCCGAGCTCATGGTGGCCGACGGCTTCACGGTCCTGCCCTACTGTTCGGCCGACCCGGTGCTGGCCCGCCGGCTGGAGGAGGTCGGCTGCGCCACCGTGATGCCGCTGGGCAGCTGGATCGGCTCGAACCGCGGGCTGCGCACCCGGGACGCGATCGAGGCAATCGTGGCGAGCGCCGGGGTGCCGGTGGTCGTGGACGCCGGGCTCGGGGTGCCCTCGGACGCGGCCGAGGCGATGGAGATCGGCGCGGCCGCGGTGCTGGTCAACACCGCTATCGCGGTGGCCGCCGATCCGGCGCGCATGGCGCGGGCCTTCGCGCTCGCCACCGCCGCCGGCCGGTTGGGTTTCCTGGCCGGCCGAGGGGCTGCCGGCCCGGCCACGGTGGCGTCCGCCTCCTCCCCGCTCACCGGGTTCCTCGGCGCCCACCCGTCACCGGCGTCCCACCCGTCACCGGCGTCGCCCGTGCCCTCGGTGTCCCGGGCGACGTCCCCGGCTGCGGTGGTGGGCGAGGCGTCCAGGTGA